One Pogoniulus pusillus isolate bPogPus1 chromosome 10, bPogPus1.pri, whole genome shotgun sequence genomic window carries:
- the SCD5 gene encoding stearoyl-CoA desaturase 5, protein MAGPRRAAGGEAGGGQAIVWRNVLLMGLLHLGAVYALSLVPRAQLLTLLWAYFCFLMTALGVTAGAHRLWSHRSYKAKLPLRIFLAAANSMAFQNDIYEWSRDHRVHHKYSETDADPHNARRGFFFAHIGWLFVRKHRDVIEKGRQLDFTDLLDDPVVRFQRKYYKSSVVLMCFVIPTVVPWCLWGESLWNAYFLASILRYTISLNVTWLVNSAAHMYGTRPYDRHINPRQNTLVTLGAIGEGFHNYHHTFPFDYSASELGMAFNPTTWFIDFMFWLGLVTDRKQAPREMVQARKERTGDGSA, encoded by the exons ATGGCCGGGCCCcggcgggcggcgggcggcgaGGCGGGCGGCGGGCAGGCCATCGTCTGGCGCAACGTGCTGCTGATGGGGCTGCTGCACCTGGGCGCCGTCTACGCGCTCAGCCTGGTGCCGCGGGCCCAGctcctcaccctcctctggg CCTATTTCTGCTTCCTGATGACAGCCCTGGGGGTGACAGCTGGTGCCCATCGCCTCTGGAGCCACCGCTCCTACAAAGCCAAGCTGCCTCTGCGCATCTTCCTGGCTGCAGCTAACTCCATGGCTTTCCAG aacGACATCTACGAGTGGAGCCGGGACCACCGGGTGCACCACAAGTACTCGGAGACGGACGCGGACCCGCACAACGCCCGGCGCGGCTTCTTCTTCGCCCACATCGGCTGGCTCTTCGTGCGCAAGCACCGCGACGTCATCgagaagggcaggcagctggACTTCACCGACCTGCTGGATGACCCTGTGGTCAGGTTCCAGAGGAA GTATTACAAGAGCTCCGTGGTGCTGATGTGCTTCGTGATCCCCACGGTGGTGCCGTGGTGCCTGTGGGGCGAGAGCCTGTGGAACGCCTACTTCCTGGCCTCCATCCTGCGCTACACCATCTCCCTCAACGTCACCTGGCTGGTCAACAGCGCCGCCCACATGTACGGCACCCGCCCCTACGACAGGCACATCAACCCCAGGCAGAACACCCTGGTCACCCTGGGAGCCATCG GTGAAGGTTTTCACAACTACCACCACACCTTCCCGTTTGACTACTCAGCCAGCGAGCTGGGCATGGCCTTCAACCCCACCACCTGGTTCATTGACTTCATGTTTTGGCTGGGGCTGGTCACTGACCGCAAGCAGGCTCCCAGGGAGATGGTCCAGGCGCGCAAGGAAAGGACTGGAGATGGCAGTGCTTga